From Bacteroidales bacterium, a single genomic window includes:
- a CDS encoding AraC family transcriptional regulator, which translates to MNTSVLDVGFRAIRDNIRVEELSDNFMIFDNLTHPIDDLESMAKVEYPIRFEMVMLAFCTQGYAKLQIGLNTYTFTENHAFVIFHGQIFQTLGMSPDFKAGFMLFRSDFFDTQSDFIETMALQKIVMQTPYLLLSDSQMFMFSSIYHIIKEKMKEKDNSYRLRMVQEFFRILFYEACYLFFKDEKKPAEPQNRKKEIFERFIREVEKHYRNERNIKFYADILCLTPKYLSSLIHEVSGKHAGEWIREYVILNARALLTSTNMTIQQVSDELHFPDQSQFSRYFKQATGVPPKEYQKK; encoded by the coding sequence ATGAATACTTCAGTATTGGATGTCGGGTTCAGGGCTATCCGCGATAATATCAGGGTAGAAGAGCTTTCTGATAATTTTATGATTTTCGACAATTTGACTCATCCCATTGATGATCTGGAAAGTATGGCTAAAGTCGAATATCCCATCCGTTTTGAGATGGTGATGCTGGCGTTTTGTACTCAGGGATATGCAAAATTACAGATCGGACTAAATACCTATACTTTTACGGAAAATCACGCTTTTGTAATTTTTCATGGACAGATCTTCCAGACACTTGGCATGAGCCCTGATTTTAAGGCAGGTTTTATGTTGTTCAGAAGCGATTTTTTCGATACGCAAAGCGATTTTATCGAGACCATGGCTTTGCAGAAAATTGTAATGCAAACACCTTATCTTCTCCTTTCTGATTCCCAGATGTTTATGTTTTCATCGATTTACCATATCATCAAGGAAAAAATGAAAGAGAAAGATAACAGTTACCGCCTGCGTATGGTTCAGGAATTTTTCCGCATCCTGTTCTATGAAGCTTGTTATCTTTTTTTTAAGGATGAAAAAAAGCCTGCTGAACCTCAAAACAGGAAGAAAGAAATTTTCGAACGTTTTATCCGTGAAGTGGAAAAGCATTACCGGAACGAACGGAATATAAAATTTTATGCGGATATTCTGTGTCTGACGCCCAAATACCTTTCATCGCTTATTCATGAAGTAAGTGGAAAACATGCAGGGGAATGGATCAGGGAATATGTGATCCTTAATGCCCGTGCCCTGCTGACCTCAACCAATATGACCATCCAGCAGGTAAGCGATGAATTGCACTTTCCCGACCAATCGCAATTCAGCCGGTATTTCAAACAGGCAACAGGGGTACCGCCAAAGGAATACCAGAAGAAATAG
- a CDS encoding efflux RND transporter periplasmic adaptor subunit encodes MNKILFIVIAASFILSACGNSSNNRGFVRSVKTVKPSLVDSIAVRSFPGVVKETQKINVGFKTPGQITQIYVKEGDYIKEGNIVARLDDKDYKLQVAATQIQFDQLASEIKRLEELHRRNSLSGNDYEKAVAGFEALGVQLQSHKNTLEYTVLKAPLSGYVQSVSFRAGEMVDAGMAVISLLDLSSVSIETDIPLSLFLEKEQFGKIWCTSNVFPDMKFPLKYIGINRKSGGNQLYKMHLVSDSKEPVKLVAGMNVEIAIEVNCPDVKTGYILPMNAVVSENDRNYVWVLSPDTTVSRREITIKGIDSDGNFIIGSGISGNEDIVYAGVGVLQQNEKVRVISAPSKSNMGGLL; translated from the coding sequence ATGAACAAAATATTGTTTATTGTTATAGCTGCATCCTTTATTTTATCGGCCTGCGGTAACAGTTCTAACAACAGGGGTTTCGTCCGGAGTGTGAAAACAGTGAAACCGTCCCTGGTTGATAGTATCGCAGTAAGGAGTTTTCCAGGCGTAGTTAAAGAGACCCAAAAAATAAATGTTGGATTTAAAACTCCGGGACAGATCACACAAATATATGTTAAAGAGGGTGATTATATTAAAGAAGGCAATATCGTTGCCCGGCTGGATGATAAAGATTATAAGCTGCAAGTGGCAGCCACGCAGATACAATTCGACCAGTTGGCATCCGAAATAAAACGCCTTGAAGAGTTGCACAGGCGCAACAGTCTTTCGGGTAATGACTACGAAAAAGCAGTTGCTGGATTTGAAGCGCTCGGCGTGCAGTTGCAAAGCCATAAAAACACGCTTGAATATACTGTTTTAAAAGCCCCCCTTTCGGGATACGTGCAATCTGTCAGCTTCAGGGCAGGCGAAATGGTCGATGCTGGTATGGCTGTCATTTCCCTTCTCGACCTCAGCAGCGTATCCATCGAAACCGATATTCCATTGTCGCTTTTTCTGGAAAAAGAACAATTCGGAAAGATCTGGTGTACATCAAATGTATTCCCCGACATGAAATTTCCCCTGAAATATATCGGCATCAACCGTAAATCGGGAGGTAACCAACTTTATAAAATGCATCTGGTCAGTGATTCGAAAGAACCTGTAAAGCTGGTGGCAGGTATGAATGTGGAAATCGCCATCGAAGTAAATTGTCCCGATGTAAAAACGGGATACATACTTCCGATGAATGCGGTTGTTTCCGAAAACGACAGGAATTATGTATGGGTTTTGTCGCCCGACACCACCGTTTCACGTCGTGAAATTACCATTAAAGGAATTGATTCCGATGGGAATTTCATCATCGGATCAGGAATTTCGGGTAATGAAGATATCGTATATGCAGGTGTGGGCGTACTCCAACAGAACGAAAAAGTACGGGTGATCTCCGCACCGTCGAAAAGTAACATGGGAGGGTTGTTGTGA
- a CDS encoding efflux RND transporter permease subunit, with amino-acid sequence MHISEYFFQKKTIFWCLIFAIVVGGIYSFIVMPKLEDPEIAVKQAMIITPYMGASAYEVELEVTSIIEEELRTMNNIQDIQSHSSENISSIAINLEYTVSDKDIEQRWDMLRRKVQNAADKLPSGAMAPIVVDDVSDVYGMFYALTADGYSYAELEKYARFLKRELLEVKGVRRIELFGAWDECIDIVLAKENIAQTGIFPMQIMSAIDGRNKPVSIGAYESGDKRIRLAIDGKFRSVEDVQNLMISTPKGEQVRLKEIADVTRTYTDPQTYGFWVDSKPAIAISISMEPDAVVTQVGKRTDRRLAELADRLPAGFEYTKIYFQPDKVSDAISSFMINLVESVVIVILVLMLTMGFRSGVIIGIGLLLTVLATFPLLLAAGGTLQRISLGAFIVAMGMLVDNAVVIMDGILVDRGKGKPPRKALFDTAKNTAIPLLGATIIAISTFLVVFLSDDSAGTYARDLFLVLCISLLLSWVLALTQVPMFAAILLPSREKRKDVKEQLDRPIHRGIRKLLTFFMRHKTATVSVSLSCLLLAALGFFKVKNLFFPDFEYEQLYIEYTLPPQTGPDRIKEDIHEITGKLLNYEEVKRVAASQGRTPSRYCLVRATNSVGDNYGEFIVNFKDYKTANRMRSVIEKELRSDYPDAYVRARKYNFSIATSHRIEVLFSGPDPALLRELSRQGQEIMRNCVYTDTYSVCDNWQMTGKSLYAHYDQQAAGRAGITRSDVGNAMSAATDGLPIGLFSDNDKSLLINLKIRDSFGNRIKDLKDIPVWGMMPNISMGQDEIMGLMNGSMSVDDLTDEMFRTVPLSQVTLDVEPLFEETVVYRYNGQRSIKVQCEPDETSTPAAVKNDIFDAISQIELPEGYTVQWLGEQKMQKDAMVNIFKYIPVVALLILLVLLLLFNDLRKLFLVLFCLPFALVGITPVLLITGTPFTFMAILGLMGLVGMMIKNMIVLIDEITRRTKEGTEPYEAIIASTVNRTRPVVMASATTILGVLPLVFDPMYSSLAIAIMSGLTVGTIITLILLPIFYSVLFKIKNPQNA; translated from the coding sequence ATGCATATATCGGAATATTTCTTTCAGAAAAAAACGATTTTCTGGTGCCTGATATTCGCTATTGTGGTAGGCGGTATCTATTCCTTTATTGTGATGCCCAAACTTGAGGATCCTGAGATCGCGGTCAAACAGGCGATGATCATCACCCCTTACATGGGAGCATCAGCTTATGAAGTGGAACTGGAAGTGACCAGTATTATCGAGGAAGAACTACGTACCATGAACAATATTCAGGATATCCAATCTCATTCGTCCGAAAACATTTCTTCCATTGCCATTAACCTTGAATATACTGTTTCCGATAAGGATATAGAACAGCGTTGGGATATGCTCAGGCGCAAGGTACAGAATGCTGCCGACAAACTGCCTTCGGGTGCAATGGCGCCGATTGTGGTGGATGATGTGAGCGATGTGTACGGTATGTTTTATGCCCTTACTGCCGATGGTTACAGTTATGCCGAACTGGAAAAGTACGCGCGTTTCCTGAAACGAGAACTGCTCGAAGTTAAAGGTGTCAGGCGCATTGAATTGTTTGGCGCATGGGACGAATGCATCGATATTGTTCTGGCCAAGGAAAATATCGCACAGACGGGAATTTTCCCCATGCAGATCATGAGCGCCATCGACGGCCGCAACAAACCCGTCAGTATCGGAGCCTACGAAAGCGGTGATAAAAGGATCAGGCTGGCCATCGACGGCAAATTCAGGAGTGTGGAAGATGTACAAAACCTGATGATAAGTACACCAAAAGGCGAACAGGTACGGTTGAAAGAAATCGCAGATGTAACACGTACTTATACCGACCCGCAGACTTATGGTTTCTGGGTCGACAGCAAACCCGCCATTGCCATTTCCATCTCTATGGAACCTGATGCGGTTGTTACACAAGTCGGTAAACGTACCGACCGACGGTTAGCCGAATTAGCCGACCGTCTGCCCGCAGGATTCGAATACACCAAGATCTATTTTCAACCCGATAAAGTGTCGGATGCCATCTCTTCTTTCATGATCAACCTGGTGGAATCGGTGGTCATAGTAATCCTCGTACTGATGCTGACTATGGGCTTCCGTAGCGGGGTAATCATCGGAATAGGCTTACTACTGACCGTACTGGCGACTTTTCCGCTACTGCTGGCGGCAGGAGGCACATTACAGCGGATCTCGCTCGGCGCTTTCATCGTTGCTATGGGGATGCTGGTGGACAATGCGGTCGTCATTATGGACGGTATATTGGTAGACCGGGGAAAAGGGAAGCCACCCCGAAAAGCATTATTTGATACGGCTAAAAATACTGCTATCCCTTTGCTTGGCGCAACCATCATCGCCATATCCACTTTCCTTGTCGTATTCTTATCGGATGATTCGGCAGGCACCTATGCCCGCGACCTCTTCCTCGTATTATGTATTTCCCTGCTTCTCAGCTGGGTACTGGCATTGACGCAGGTTCCCATGTTTGCAGCCATACTATTGCCCTCACGTGAAAAAAGAAAAGACGTTAAAGAACAGCTCGATCGCCCCATTCACCGAGGCATCCGTAAACTACTTACTTTTTTCATGCGCCATAAAACCGCAACTGTTTCGGTAAGTTTGTCGTGCCTGTTATTAGCAGCATTGGGATTTTTTAAAGTGAAGAACCTCTTTTTCCCTGACTTTGAATATGAACAGCTTTACATCGAATATACATTACCGCCACAAACAGGTCCCGACAGGATAAAGGAAGATATTCATGAAATAACCGGTAAATTGTTAAATTATGAAGAGGTAAAACGTGTGGCTGCAAGTCAGGGCAGGACCCCTTCACGTTATTGCCTTGTGAGGGCAACCAATTCGGTAGGCGATAATTACGGCGAATTTATCGTTAACTTCAAGGATTATAAAACCGCCAACCGAATGCGATCGGTCATTGAAAAAGAATTACGCAGCGATTATCCCGATGCTTATGTCCGGGCACGCAAATACAACTTCTCAATCGCGACTTCGCATCGAATCGAAGTGCTTTTTTCTGGGCCCGATCCTGCCTTACTCCGTGAACTTAGCCGTCAGGGGCAGGAAATCATGCGAAACTGTGTTTATACCGACACATATTCCGTTTGCGATAACTGGCAGATGACAGGCAAATCCCTTTATGCGCACTACGACCAACAGGCAGCAGGACGAGCGGGAATAACGCGCAGTGATGTTGGAAATGCAATGAGCGCCGCTACCGACGGGCTTCCCATCGGCCTTTTCAGTGACAATGACAAATCATTGCTGATCAACCTGAAAATAAGGGATTCATTCGGCAATCGCATCAAGGACTTAAAAGATATTCCCGTATGGGGAATGATGCCGAACATCAGCATGGGACAGGATGAAATCATGGGACTGATGAACGGATCAATGTCGGTCGACGATCTTACCGACGAAATGTTCCGTACCGTTCCACTCAGTCAGGTAACCCTCGATGTGGAACCTTTGTTCGAGGAAACCGTTGTGTATCGTTACAATGGACAAAGGAGCATTAAGGTACAGTGCGAACCGGACGAAACAAGCACGCCTGCTGCAGTTAAAAACGACATTTTTGACGCCATCTCGCAGATAGAACTGCCCGAAGGTTATACGGTGCAATGGCTGGGCGAACAAAAAATGCAAAAAGATGCCATGGTCAATATTTTCAAATATATTCCAGTGGTCGCCTTACTTATATTACTGGTATTATTATTGTTGTTCAACGATTTGCGAAAACTCTTCCTTGTATTGTTCTGCCTTCCGTTTGCCCTTGTGGGTATCACACCTGTCCTGCTGATCACGGGAACACCTTTCACCTTTATGGCGATTCTCGGACTGATGGGACTGGTCGGCATGATGATCAAAAATATGATCGTGTTGATCGATGAGATCACGCGCCGTACCAAAGAAGGCACAGAACCTTACGAAGCCATCATCGCCTCTACCGTCAACCGTACCCGCCCCGTAGTAATGGCATCGGCAACCACCATATTAGGTGTGCTTCCCCTGGTATTCGACCCGATGTACTCCAGCCTCGCCATAGCCATCATGTCTGGTTTGACCGTAGGAACGATCATTACGTTGATCCTGCTTCCCATTTTCTATTCCGTTCTTTTCAAAATCAAAAATCCTCAAAACGCATGA